Proteins encoded in a region of the Limanda limanda chromosome 17, fLimLim1.1, whole genome shotgun sequence genome:
- the zgc:158403 gene encoding tetratricopeptide repeat protein 39A isoform X2, which yields MTLKESLDECMEALDLFLNNHFNESLDLLRPRVNDSMYHALIYATVLEMQAMMTFEHDDITNAGLTMKSAAEVCQRFRRKSSNKSDGDSLTEVQLHAEVCYAECQLQRAALTFLQDEDMVSFIKGGIKVRNSYLIYKELNASIQSNNCLKGPSHLHLAGGISFGVGAFNLTLSLFPPRILRLLKFAGFSGDKEYGLSLLHDGATGMNLRSMLCALLLLCYYTFLTFILGTGEGEVAEAEGLLKPFLHLYPQGAIFLFFAGRTEEIKGNIDEAVVLFEDGCKAQQTWKQFHHMCYWELMWCFTYKRAWKVAYFYADLLSKESRWSKAMYVYMKAAYLSMLPNDESRPFGEDEVELFRQVPTFKQKIAGKSPPTEKFAIRKARRYKSSRPVRLPVPVLEMMYMWNGFSMISKRPELTEGLLQTLMEAERSLQESPENEYSVDDRCLIHLLKGLCWKNQGQLDAAEESFKKVCSSEKKIRFDHYLVPNSVVELGLLYIDQGRRDEAIKLLHKAKQNYKDYSMESRTQFRIHASLAKLKADPGEDADTHL from the exons ATGACCCTGAAGGAGTCCCTGGACGAGTGCATGGAGGCGCTGGATCTCTTCCTCAACAACCACTTCAACGAGAGCCTGGATCTGCTGCGGCCAAG AGTGAACGACAGCATGTACCACGCTCTTATCTACGCCACGGTGCTGGAGATGCAGGCCATGATGACGTTCGAGCACGATGACATCACCAACGCCGGCCTCACCATGAAGAGCGCCGCGGAGGTCTgtcagag GTTTCGACGGAAATCCTCGAACAAGTCGGACGGAGACTCGCTCACGGAAG tgcagcTTCACGCAGAAGTGTGTTACGCAGAGTGTCAACTCCAAAGAGCTGCTCTCACCTTCCTGCAG GATGAGGACATGGTGAGTTTCATCAAAGGAGGGATCAAAGTACGGAACAGCTACTTGATTTACAA AGAACTAAACGCCTCCATTCAATCCAACAACTGCCTCAAAGGACCCAGCCACCTGCACCTAGCGGGGGGGATATCGTTTGGAGTCGGGGCTTTTAACCTG actctctctctctttcctcctcggaTTCTCAGGCTCCTGAAGTTCGCCGGCTTTTCAGGAGACAAG GAGTACGGTCTGTCGCTGCTGCATGACGGAGCCACGGGGATGAACCTGCGCTCCATGCTGTGtgctctgctcctgctctgctACTACACCTTTCTCACCTTCATCCTAG GGACGGGTGAAGGAGAAGTGGCTGAAGCTGAAGGGCTGCTGAAACCGTTTCTGCATCTCTACCCGCAG GGAGCGATATTCCTCTTCTTTGCAGGAAGAACTGAAGAAATCAAAGGGAACATTGATGAG GCGGTGGTGCTCTTCGAAGACGGCTGCAAGGCCCAGCAGACGTGGAAGCAGTTCCACCACATGTGCTACTGGGAGCTGATGTGGTGCTTCACCTACAAGCGAGCGTGGAAAGTTGCGTACTTCTACGCCGACCTGCTGAGCAAGGAGAGCCGCTGGTCCAAG GCCATGTACGTGTACATGAAGGCTGCGTACCTCAGCATGCTGCCGAACGACGAGTCCAGGCCGTTCGGAGAAGACGAAGTAGAACTCTTCAG ACAAGTTCCCACCTTCAAGCAGAAGATCGCAGGGAAGTCCCCCCCGACGGAGAAGTTTGCGATTCGTAAAGCCAGACGCTACAAGTCGTCGCGCCCGGTCAGGCTACCGGTGCCAGTGCTG GAGATGATGTACATGTGGAACGGTTTCAGTATGATCAGCAAACGGCCGGAGCTGACGGAGGGCCTGCTGCAGACTTTGATGGAGGCAGAGCGCAGCCTGCAGGAGTCTCCTG aaaaCGAGTATTCAGTGGACGACCGCTGTCTGATCCACCTGCTGAAAGGTCTGTGTTGGAAGAACCAGGGTCAGCTGGACGCTGCTGAGGAGAGCTTTAAGAAAGTGTGTTCCAG TGAGAAGAAGATCAGGTTCGACCACTACCTGGTGCCCAACTCTGTGGTGGAGCTCGGTCTGCTCTACATCGACCAAGGCAGGAGGGACGAGGCCATCAAGCTGCTGCACAAGGCAAA ACAAAACTACAAGGACTACTCCATGGAGTCTCGCACTCAGTTCAGGATTCACGCGTCTCTGGCCAAACTCAAGGCGGATCCGGGTGAAGACGCAGACACTCACCTCTGA
- the zgc:158403 gene encoding tetratricopeptide repeat protein 39A isoform X1: MTLKESLDECMEALDLFLNNHFNESLDLLRPRVNDSMYHALIYATVLEMQAMMTFEHDDITNAGLTMKSAAEVCQRFRRKSSNKSDGDSLTEVQLHAEVCYAECQLQRAALTFLQDEDMVSFIKGGIKVRNSYLIYKELNASIQSNNCLKGPSHLHLAGGISFGVGAFNLTLSLFPPRILRLLKFAGFSGDKEYGLSLLHDGATGMNLRSMLCALLLLCYYTFLTFILGRTGEGEVAEAEGLLKPFLHLYPQGAIFLFFAGRTEEIKGNIDEAVVLFEDGCKAQQTWKQFHHMCYWELMWCFTYKRAWKVAYFYADLLSKESRWSKAMYVYMKAAYLSMLPNDESRPFGEDEVELFRQVPTFKQKIAGKSPPTEKFAIRKARRYKSSRPVRLPVPVLEMMYMWNGFSMISKRPELTEGLLQTLMEAERSLQESPENEYSVDDRCLIHLLKGLCWKNQGQLDAAEESFKKVCSSEKKIRFDHYLVPNSVVELGLLYIDQGRRDEAIKLLHKAKQNYKDYSMESRTQFRIHASLAKLKADPGEDADTHL, translated from the exons ATGACCCTGAAGGAGTCCCTGGACGAGTGCATGGAGGCGCTGGATCTCTTCCTCAACAACCACTTCAACGAGAGCCTGGATCTGCTGCGGCCAAG AGTGAACGACAGCATGTACCACGCTCTTATCTACGCCACGGTGCTGGAGATGCAGGCCATGATGACGTTCGAGCACGATGACATCACCAACGCCGGCCTCACCATGAAGAGCGCCGCGGAGGTCTgtcagag GTTTCGACGGAAATCCTCGAACAAGTCGGACGGAGACTCGCTCACGGAAG tgcagcTTCACGCAGAAGTGTGTTACGCAGAGTGTCAACTCCAAAGAGCTGCTCTCACCTTCCTGCAG GATGAGGACATGGTGAGTTTCATCAAAGGAGGGATCAAAGTACGGAACAGCTACTTGATTTACAA AGAACTAAACGCCTCCATTCAATCCAACAACTGCCTCAAAGGACCCAGCCACCTGCACCTAGCGGGGGGGATATCGTTTGGAGTCGGGGCTTTTAACCTG actctctctctctttcctcctcggaTTCTCAGGCTCCTGAAGTTCGCCGGCTTTTCAGGAGACAAG GAGTACGGTCTGTCGCTGCTGCATGACGGAGCCACGGGGATGAACCTGCGCTCCATGCTGTGtgctctgctcctgctctgctACTACACCTTTCTCACCTTCATCCTAGGTA GGACGGGTGAAGGAGAAGTGGCTGAAGCTGAAGGGCTGCTGAAACCGTTTCTGCATCTCTACCCGCAG GGAGCGATATTCCTCTTCTTTGCAGGAAGAACTGAAGAAATCAAAGGGAACATTGATGAG GCGGTGGTGCTCTTCGAAGACGGCTGCAAGGCCCAGCAGACGTGGAAGCAGTTCCACCACATGTGCTACTGGGAGCTGATGTGGTGCTTCACCTACAAGCGAGCGTGGAAAGTTGCGTACTTCTACGCCGACCTGCTGAGCAAGGAGAGCCGCTGGTCCAAG GCCATGTACGTGTACATGAAGGCTGCGTACCTCAGCATGCTGCCGAACGACGAGTCCAGGCCGTTCGGAGAAGACGAAGTAGAACTCTTCAG ACAAGTTCCCACCTTCAAGCAGAAGATCGCAGGGAAGTCCCCCCCGACGGAGAAGTTTGCGATTCGTAAAGCCAGACGCTACAAGTCGTCGCGCCCGGTCAGGCTACCGGTGCCAGTGCTG GAGATGATGTACATGTGGAACGGTTTCAGTATGATCAGCAAACGGCCGGAGCTGACGGAGGGCCTGCTGCAGACTTTGATGGAGGCAGAGCGCAGCCTGCAGGAGTCTCCTG aaaaCGAGTATTCAGTGGACGACCGCTGTCTGATCCACCTGCTGAAAGGTCTGTGTTGGAAGAACCAGGGTCAGCTGGACGCTGCTGAGGAGAGCTTTAAGAAAGTGTGTTCCAG TGAGAAGAAGATCAGGTTCGACCACTACCTGGTGCCCAACTCTGTGGTGGAGCTCGGTCTGCTCTACATCGACCAAGGCAGGAGGGACGAGGCCATCAAGCTGCTGCACAAGGCAAA ACAAAACTACAAGGACTACTCCATGGAGTCTCGCACTCAGTTCAGGATTCACGCGTCTCTGGCCAAACTCAAGGCGGATCCGGGTGAAGACGCAGACACTCACCTCTGA
- the tspan34b gene encoding tetraspanin 35: MGCFEFLKITMFVFNGIIFLAGAAILGVGIWVKVDSGSVLNFLGKIEDAPTELSQILNVGYLLIAIGLLLLVIGFLGCCGAMKESKCMLLLFFIIVLLVFIAQVAGAVVILVFRPLAEELIQKLRTAAVKNIKKDYGKNQDITGLWNTMMTGLHCCGFHNSSDFVDSPYYVDHNMQLPPQCCTDLTPFCNQSIADSGKINPGCFQKIWDLINSNTLVIVGVALGIAVLEICAMVVSMILYCRIKSMSA; this comes from the exons ATGGGATGTTTCGAATTCCTCAAAATCACGATGTTCGTGTTCAACGGCATCATCTTT CTGGCGGGCGCTGCCATCCTGGGCGTGGGCATCTGGGTGAAGGTGGACAGCGGCTCCGTCCTCAACTTCCTGGGGAAGATCGAAGACGCGCCGACAGAACTCAGTCAGATCCTGAACGTGGGCTACCTGCTCATCGCCAtcgggctgctgctgctggtcatcGGCTTCCTGGGCTGCTGCGGCGCCATGAAGGAGAGCAAGTGCATGCTGCTGCTG TTCTTCATCATCGTGCTGCTGGTCTTCATCGCGCAGGTTGCCGGAGCCGTGGTGATCTTGGTGTTCAGACCCTTG gcgGAGGAGCTGATTCAGAAGCTCCGCACAGCAGCTGTTAAGAACATCAAGAAGGACTATGGGAAGAACCAGGACATCACCggcctgtggaacaccatgatGACCGGG CTGCATTGTTGTGGATTTCACAACTCCTCAGACTTCGTGGATTCTCCTTATTATGTGGATCACAACATGCAGTTGCCGCCCCAGTGTTGTACCGACCTGACCCCCTTCTGTAACCAATCAATTGCCGACAGTGGGAAG ATAAACCCTGGCTGCTTCCAAAAGATCTGGGATCTGATTAACAGCAACACACTGGTTATAGTGGGAGTCGCCCTGGGGATCGCAGTTCTGGAG atttgtgCCATGGTTGTCTCCATGATCCTGTACTGCAGAATCAAATCCATGAGCGCCTAA